One Aegilops tauschii subsp. strangulata cultivar AL8/78 chromosome 7, Aet v6.0, whole genome shotgun sequence genomic window carries:
- the LOC109737783 gene encoding probable xyloglucan endotransglucosylase/hydrolase protein 25 isoform X2, with amino-acid sequence MARMAAWVLAILLASCAFALATFDKEFDVTWGDGRGKILNNGQLLTLGLDKISGSGFQSKHEYLFGKIDMQLKLVPGNSAGTVTAYYLSSQGPTHDEIDFEFLGNVTGEPYTLHTNVFTQGQGQREQQFRLWFDPTNDFHTYSILWNPKHIIFMVDDMPIRDYKNLEGKGIAFPKNQPMRLYSSLWNADDWATQGGRVKTDWSHAPFSASYRGFKADACVVTAGGRPRCGASVGTEVAPGTGAAGEWYNQELDLTRQQRMRWVQRNYMIYNYCTDPKRVAKGVPAECSM; translated from the exons ATGGCTCGCATGGCGGCGTGGGTGCTAGCGATCCTGCTCGCCTCTTGTGCCTTTGCGTTGGCGACCTTCGACAAGGAGTTCGACGTCACCTGGGGTGACGGGCGCGGCAAGATCCTCAACAACGGCCAGCTCCTCACGCTGGGGCTCGATAAGATCTCCGGCTCCGGGTTCCAGTCCAAGCACGAGTACCTCTTCGGCAAGATCGACATGCAGCTCAAGCTCGTCCCCGGCAACTCCGCCGGCACCGTCACCGCATACTAC CTGTCGTCGCAGGGTCCGACGCACGACGAGATCGACTTCGAGTTCCTGGGCAACGTCACCGGCGAGCCCTACACGCTGCACACCAACGTGTTCACGCAGGGGCAGGGCCAGCGGGAGCAGCAGTTCCGCCTCTGGTTCGATCCCACCAACGACTTCCACACCTACTCCATCCTCTGGAACCCAAAGCACATCAT ATTCATGGTGGACGACATGCCGATCAGGGACTACAAGAACCTGGAGGGAAAGGGGATCGCCTTCCCCAAGAACCAGCCGATGCGGCTCTACTCCAGCCTCTGGAACGCCGACGACTGGGCCACGCAGGGCGGCCGCGTCAAGACGGACTGGTCCCACGCCCCGTTCTCCGCCTCGTACCGCGGCTTCAAGGCCGACGCGTGCGTGGTGACCGCGGGAGGCCGGCCGCGCTGCGGCGCCAGCGTCGGCACGGAGGTCGCCCCCGGCACCGGCGCGGCGGGCGAGTGGTACAACCAGGAGCTGGACCTGACGCGGCAGCAGCGGATGCGGTGGGTGCAGAGGAACTACATGATCTACAACTACTGCACGGACCCCAAGCGCGTCGCCAAGGGCGTCCCCGCCGAGTGCTCCATGTAG
- the LOC109737783 gene encoding probable xyloglucan endotransglucosylase/hydrolase protein 25 isoform X1, producing MARMAAWVLAILLASCAFALATFDKEFDVTWGDGRGKILNNGQLLTLGLDKISGSGFQSKHEYLFGKIDMQLKLVPGNSAGTVTAYYVIKPTSSASRFAWFMCVPNITRLVWRMNVQLSSQGPTHDEIDFEFLGNVTGEPYTLHTNVFTQGQGQREQQFRLWFDPTNDFHTYSILWNPKHIIFMVDDMPIRDYKNLEGKGIAFPKNQPMRLYSSLWNADDWATQGGRVKTDWSHAPFSASYRGFKADACVVTAGGRPRCGASVGTEVAPGTGAAGEWYNQELDLTRQQRMRWVQRNYMIYNYCTDPKRVAKGVPAECSM from the exons ATGGCTCGCATGGCGGCGTGGGTGCTAGCGATCCTGCTCGCCTCTTGTGCCTTTGCGTTGGCGACCTTCGACAAGGAGTTCGACGTCACCTGGGGTGACGGGCGCGGCAAGATCCTCAACAACGGCCAGCTCCTCACGCTGGGGCTCGATAAGATCTCCGGCTCCGGGTTCCAGTCCAAGCACGAGTACCTCTTCGGCAAGATCGACATGCAGCTCAAGCTCGTCCCCGGCAACTCCGCCGGCACCGTCACCGCATACTACGTAATTAAGCCGACATCATCTGCTTCTCGATTTGCTTGGTTCATGTGCGTGCCTAACATAACTCGATTGGTTTGGCGTATGAATGTGCAGCTGTCGTCGCAGGGTCCGACGCACGACGAGATCGACTTCGAGTTCCTGGGCAACGTCACCGGCGAGCCCTACACGCTGCACACCAACGTGTTCACGCAGGGGCAGGGCCAGCGGGAGCAGCAGTTCCGCCTCTGGTTCGATCCCACCAACGACTTCCACACCTACTCCATCCTCTGGAACCCAAAGCACATCAT ATTCATGGTGGACGACATGCCGATCAGGGACTACAAGAACCTGGAGGGAAAGGGGATCGCCTTCCCCAAGAACCAGCCGATGCGGCTCTACTCCAGCCTCTGGAACGCCGACGACTGGGCCACGCAGGGCGGCCGCGTCAAGACGGACTGGTCCCACGCCCCGTTCTCCGCCTCGTACCGCGGCTTCAAGGCCGACGCGTGCGTGGTGACCGCGGGAGGCCGGCCGCGCTGCGGCGCCAGCGTCGGCACGGAGGTCGCCCCCGGCACCGGCGCGGCGGGCGAGTGGTACAACCAGGAGCTGGACCTGACGCGGCAGCAGCGGATGCGGTGGGTGCAGAGGAACTACATGATCTACAACTACTGCACGGACCCCAAGCGCGTCGCCAAGGGCGTCCCCGCCGAGTGCTCCATGTAG